A stretch of the Salmo salar chromosome ssa20, Ssal_v3.1, whole genome shotgun sequence genome encodes the following:
- the LOC106580586 gene encoding polyadenylate-binding protein-interacting protein 1 codes for MTENFDRAPGAGRARIKPRSPGLADVGDGDATSVFNQREPLRQPRTSPPLTENNPNNSDAIGGESRRPSKPHQFIHNHSTPASKVKSVDSLVNSSILSANAPEFYPASFSPYEESVSEDGSDGYYTEMTLAELVEEFLSYLNSSPGSFETDIEHMVNMLNSWVTTEETLQELVELIYTQSTAIPNFSYTGARLCNFLSHNLVLSPASGNFRQLLLKRCRTEYEQRDVAVRGDLETQKKFHAYVLFLGELYLRLEVKSAKGPPSRAEILLIALRELMNALFSNPVDGNLICAVKLLKLTGSVLEDVWKEKGKSEMDQLVQRIENIVLDAQCSRDVKQMLLRLVELRSSNWGRVHAAAASDATPDNDPNYFMNEPTFYTADGTPFTAADPEYSEKYQDILDREDDCFPEDCEENGNESSFNDEDEMDPEIEEAFEKFCLESERRRR; via the exons ATGACTGAGAATTTCGACCGAGCTCCAGGCGCAGGTAGAGCCCGTATAAAGCCAAGAAGCCCCGGCCTTGCAGATGTAGGAGACGGGGACGCCACATCTGTTTTCAACCAGCGTGAGCCTCTTCGGCAACCTCGGACGTCTCCACCTTTGACTGAGAACAACCCAAACAATAGTGACGCTATCGGCGGAG AAAGCAGAAGACCAAGCAAACCACACCAATTCATTCACAACCACAGCACTCCTGCCTCCAAAGTGAAAAGTGTGGACTCTCTGGTGAATAGCTCCATTCTGTCAGCCAATGCACCGGAGTTCTACCCTGCTAGCTTCTCCCCCTATGAG GAATCCGTTTCGGAGGATGGCAGTGATGGCTATTATACTGAGATGACATTGGCTGAATTGGTTGAGGAGTTTCTCAGCTACCTAAACTCCTCGCCGGGGTCCTTTGAGACGGACATTGAACACATGGTAAACATGCTGAACAGCTGGGTCACTACTGAGGAGACGCTGCAAGAACTGGTGGAACTCATCTACACACAA TCTACTGCTATCCCCAATTTCTCGTACACTGGGGCAAGGCTCTGTAACTTCCTGTCTCATAACCTCGTACTCAGCCCAGCAAGTGGAAACTTTCGTCAGCTTTTACTAAAACG gtgtcggACAGAGTATGAACAGAGAGACGTAGCGGTGCGGGGAGACCTGGAGACACAGAAGAAGTTCCATGCCTATGTGCTCTTTCTGGGGGAGCTTTATCTCAGACTGGAG GTGAAGAGTGCAAAGGGGCCTCCATCCCGAGCTGAGATCCTGCTAATCGCCCTGAGGGAGCTGATGAATGCCCTCTTCTCTAACCCAGTGGATGGAAACCTCATCTGTGCTGTCAAACTGCTCAAG ttgacaGGCTCGGTTCTGGAGGATGTGTGGAAAGAGAAAGGGAAGTCTGAAATGGACCAGCTAGTCCAGAGGATTGAGAACATCGTACTGGACGCCCAGTGCAGCAG AGATGtgaagcagatgttattgcggctgGTGGAGCTGAGGTCTAGTAACTGGGGCAGAGTCCATGCTGCTGCTGCTTCCGACGCTACACCTGACAATGACCCCAACTACTTTATG AATGAGCCTACGTTCTACACTGCAGACGGCACTCCCTTCACAGCAGCTGACCCTG AATATTCCGAAAAATACCAGGATATCCTGGATCGGGAAGACGATTGTTTCCCAGAGGACTGTGAAGAGAATGGAAATGAATC GTCGTTCAATGACGAGGATGAGATGGACCCTGAAATCGAGGAAGCTTTTGAGAAGTTCTGCCTGGAGTCCGAGAGGAGACGACGATGA